In Paludibaculum fermentans, the genomic stretch TGTTGGCTGGCGTTGAGGATCCCAGCTTAAAGTGGGTTTGTTTGCTCAGGAGCGACGGGTGAAGGGCGGTTGGTGGGCGTGGCCGTTGGGTTGCAGCGGGCCCTGGGCAATGACCAGGGGAATGCTGGGGGGAGAGTCCGGTTTGTTGTTGGCTGGCGTTGAGGATTCCAGCTCCAGATGGGTTTGTTCACTCAAAAGCGTTGAATTGAGGGTGGCTGGGGACCGATGAGGCTGGGCTGGCGTCGCGAATTCCGGCTGTAGGTGGCTTTGTTCCCTCAAATTCGGCGGATCCGGAAGCTGTGCGGCGGACGAGTCTGGGCGAGCATCCTTGATTTCCATCCAAGGTGGCTTTGTTCCCTCAAAACCGGGGGAATGGCGGTCCGACCGGCTTTGGGCGCCCAGTCCAAATGGCGTTGTTCCACCAGCGGCGATGGACATGCGGCTCCGAGGCCGGCGCTCCAATTCCTGAAGTTGCAGGAACTGGAGCGAGGGCGTGGGTTGGGAGGAGTGCGGTTCGGCTGTCAAAGATCATGCGGATGGCCGCCTGCGGTGGCTGCCGATCCGGCCGACCGGGTTCTCGACCAGTCGCGACAAGATGATGGCACACCGATGGGCCGGTTTCCGGAGCAGGAGCTCGGAAGTCGCTGAATTGACAAGGAAAATATAGTAATTTCCGCGGGCACCGCACATGTCCGCAGGGGCGGGACGGGGCAGAAATGCGGCGATGGGGGACGAACTTTGCCTTGTCGCGGGGATGAGAACGTTGGATTGAAGACGGGCGCACGCTGAAATTGGGGGGCCGAGGACTGGGGGGCGACCAAAGACGGGAAGTTTGCATAAACGCGCGTTATCGGCCGCCGCTGAAGGAGTGCCGGAGCTGGAGGCGCAGCCGGAAGCGGAGGCCACCAAAACAGGAACCGGCTGACGATCACGGCCGATTCTGTAAACCTTCCCCACCTTGCGCCGCAGGCTGGCTTACACCTTGATGAAGACGTCCAGGCGACCCACCCGTCCGCACTTGGCGGCGTCCCGTCCGCTTAGCCTGACCTCGTATCAACCTATCAACCTGCTTTTCGGCGGTGGCCGTAGGCTCAGCGTGCCATCCGTCCACCGGCGGCGAGGGTCCCCCATAGAGTCCCAGCGCCGGTGGGTAGGGCGTGTCTCAGGCCGCTTCGAGATCGACCCGGACACGGCAGCCCAGCGCAGTGGAAATGTTCACCAGGGCGTCCAGTGAGAAGCGCGAAACCCGGCCGCGGAGCAGGTCATTGATCCGTGGCTGGGTCACTCCGCAGTGTTGTGCCGCCTCGACCTGCGTCCATCCCTGCTTCTTCACGAAGGCCGCAATCTGCTGCATCAGTTCGGCTCGCGCCCGCAGGTTGGCGGCCTGCCCGGGCGTGTCCGCAATGGCATCCCAAACACTGGCGTAGCTCTCGGATTTCTTCATTTCCCACCTCCTGACAGTTGCGCGAATCGTCGCTTTGCGGTTTCGATATCACGCCGTGAAGTCGCTTGCGTCTTCTTCTGGAAAGCGTGCAAGACCTACACGGCCTCCGCGCGCCGGGCCACGTAGATCACGCGATAGGCACCGCTGTCGTCTGCCACGCGAATCTCCTCGACTCCCTTGCCGATGGCGGCCATGGGCTTGAAGTCGGCAGGCTGTTCGCCGCGCTGCACTTTGTCCAGTTGGTAGCCCGCATCGTGCCGTGCATCCTCGGGAAACTCCCGCAAGCACTCAAGCGAGTCACCAAGGAACCGCACTGGCCGCATGGCTCGATTATATCCGATTGGATATAGCGGGAGGTAGTAAGTCTTGTCTCACACAAGATGAGCCTGAAGCTCCCATCAGAGGCGCAATAGAAGTTCTCGAGTTTCCACAGCGACCCGTTCTTCGCGGCCTCGATCGATTTGATTTGGAGCGGTTGTTAAACCCTGTCGCCCCCCATTACCTGAGGTGATCTGGCTCCGCGAGCCACTCGGATCATGCTTCACGCCGCTGGCGCAACCGGTCACGCCGGAAGGACGGCCTGCTGCGACGAAACCGCTCGTGGTCCCCTGACGGTTCGAAGGATAGGTCTCGCGATGCAATCCCGCTGGTTTGTACCTGTAACAGAACCTGTAGTCAACCCCAGCCACGGTCTGTCGGCTCCCGATGGCGCGACCCAAGCAATCGTATCAGGTTGCGTTCGACTTGATGCGTCCCAGCGGCAATTCTGATCGCTGGAATCAGGATAGAGCTGTCGCCTTTCTGTCGCCTTATAAGCGGTATTCACCAAGTCGTCTGAATCACGCGGCTCTCATTGTCGACGAAAGTTATGGATCTCTTCGCCAGCTCGATCCGCGGGTCCTTGGAATCATTCTTCGCTGAGCGCATATCGACTATTGGGACCAGGCTGTCCTTGGCAAGAACAAAGAGTGCGGTAATAGCCCAGAAGCCACCGCTAGGGACTCCGACCGTTCTCTCTGCAGGGCGAACGAGGTACATGTCTCGTAGATCCCCGCTGAAGGTGATCATCACCTCGCCATGGTGACGGAAAACACGAGCAGTTGATGCAGGTCGTCCGTTGACCGTGACCTCCGTT encodes the following:
- a CDS encoding helix-turn-helix domain-containing protein → MKKSESYASVWDAIADTPGQAANLRARAELMQQIAAFVKKQGWTQVEAAQHCGVTQPRINDLLRGRVSRFSLDALVNISTALGCRVRVDLEAA